GCTTACCAACACATCCAACCGGCCGAACTCTTCTTTGATCTGTTCGAACATGGATTTGATTTTATCGACATCCCCGACATTCGCACGGACCACAAATACTTTTCGTCCCAGTTTTTCAACTTGTTCAGCCGTTTCAAGGGCACCTTTTTTACTGCGGGCGTAATTGACGACGATATCGTACCCTTTTTCTGCAAGCTGGATGGCGATTTCCCTTCCAAGACCGCGGCTGCTTCCTGTTACTAATGCTACTTTTTGACTCATGTTACTTCATCCTTTCAATTTCATTTTTCCAAATGGTCCAAAGCATAAACCGCCCCTGAACACACAAACTAATAAGAACATATCAGTTAAATGGAGGAATGAGTTATGTATGTAGGCAGAGATATGACCGAGCTTTCAATGATTCCAAAAGATGAATGGAAGAAAAGCGAACTTGCTTTCTTTCACCATTCACTACAACAAATAGTACCTTATTTGAATGCAGAAGGACAATCTATTCACCGGGAAATTGTCGAAGAAATCGAAAACCGCGGCGGATTGAAGCGCGGCGAAGCCGATTATACCCATGGAACGAAGATAAGTTACGACTGAAATAAAGGAGCAGCGGGACCCGCTGCTCCTTTCTATTTCTGCAGTATCCCTGCTCCTGTTTCCTTCCAGATTTTCTGATGTGATACAGGAAAAGCATACTTTTCCATTTCGAATGGAGTAACGGCAATCAGTTCGCTTCCTTCTAACGTGTTGCTATATACAGATCCGACATACACTTCTATGTCCCAAACGATGTGAGAGAAGATATGCTGTATCTTTGTCACAACTCCGGCCTTTAAAGAGCAATCCACTCCATACTCCTCTTCCATGAGCTGGAGCAATTGCTTCCGGCCGCTGCTTGCATTTCCGACTTCAAAATTAGGGAATTCCCATAGATTAGCGAGCAGGCCCTTCCCGGGGCGTTTATGGATCAACACCCGATCATCTTCCGTGAACAAGACCGCTGCCGCCATATTAAGCTTACGGGCCGATTTTTTCTTCGATTTAATAGGGAGTTCAGTCTGAACACCTTCTTCAAAAGCCTGACAGTGCTCACGTACGGGACAAAGCAGACAGGATGGGGATGTCGGTGTACAAATCAAAGCACCAAGTTCCATTAATGCCTGATTGAAAAAGGATGGGTTTTCTTTTGAAATCAGTTCCCTTACTGCTTCTTCAAACACTTTTCTGGATGAAGGTTTGGCAATATCAAGCCATATGGACAAAATACGTGAAAATACCCTCATCACATTTCCGTCTACGGCAGGCTCAGGTTTGCTGTAAGCAATACTTAAAATCGCCCCCGCTGTGTATGGGCCGACCCCTTTTAAAGAAGAAATTTCTTTCGGCGTATCCGGAACGATTCCTTCATACTTTTCATTCACTTCTTTAACAGCTGTTTGCAGATTCCTGACTCTCGAATAATAACCGAGGCCTTCCCACGCTTTCAAGACGTCCTCTTCATCAGCAGAGGCAAGAGCATCTATCGTGGGAAACTTATCAATAAATCGGTTAAAATAAGGGATGACCGTATCCACCCTCGTTTGCTGAAGCATGATCTCTGACACCCAAACTTTATATGGGTCTTGATCCTTCCTCCACGGCAAATCGCGTTGTTCTCTTGAAAACCATGAAATCAAATCATTCTGAAATTCCTCACGGTTTATGGTCTGTAAGTGTTTCAGTGGCTCTTCTATCAATTTTGTACCTCCAGGATGTTAATTGTTGCATTGAATAGGGAATAAATAACTAGTACTCTGTTTTTAAACAAATAAGGTTTATTTCTTGTAACCCACCACAAATACATTCGTCCAATAGTCCAAATAATAAATGACGACGGGACATCCGCAAACGTTTTAACGCATGGAAATGGGATTCTGTCGGAACTACAAAGGTTTCGATATAGCGATTCGAATCATCTTCAGCCTTCTCCCAATGGAAGTTGAAAGCATCATATTGTGGTAATGACTCTGCGATATCGGTCATAATTTGCTTATATCGAGGCTTTGAATTTTGCTTGATTTCGTATTCCAAATGTATGTGCAAAGTGTTTTTCATTGAAATAATCTCCTTTTAACCATATCATGTTCACCAATGAAACGTCATAAACAAATCTTAGAAATGCGAGCCAAGGGAGGACTTTTTTTGGATACAGGCACTCATATCGTCATGGGCTTCGCTCTCGGCGGATTGGCTACTTTAGATCCCGTCGTAGCTGAAAGCGCAGCCACTTCTCAAAGTGTGTTGGTCGCAGCCGTGATCGGCTCTCAAATTCCTGACATCGATACCGTATTGAAATTGCGCAATAATGCGGTTTATATTCGTCACCACCGGGGGGCCACCCACAGTATTCCTGCGGTCGTTCTCTGGCCGCTCTTAATTGTTGCTTGTCTTTATCCGTTTTTTCCAGGTGCTGATTTGCTTCATCTATGGATTTGGACATTTGTGGCCGTATTCCTCCATGTATTTGTCGACATTTTCAACGCCTATGGGACCCAGGCCATCAGGCCGATCTCGTCGAAATGGGTCGCTCTAGGGGTCATTAACACGTTTGATGCGATCATATTCGCCATACATGTAGTCGGCTTGATTTTGTGGGGTCTTGGTTTTCCACCGGGAAAAACCTTTTTGGTCATGTACATTGTCATCTTTGCTTATTATGTATTGAGATTTCAGGTTCAAAAAGCCGTGAAAAATGCAGTGAAGCGAAGAATCCCCGAGGCTGAAAAGATCATCGTTTCACCAACGATCCGATTTTTCCAGTGGCGCCTGGCGATCGTTACGAAGGAACATTATTATGTAGCACGGGCATTCAGGCGGTCGATTACGATCTTTGATAAATTCCAACGCGTGGAACTACCTGACAGTCCAATCATCAACGCTGCGAGGAAAGATAAAAACCTGGCAGCCTTCCTCTCCTTTTCCCCGGTTTACAGGTGGGAAGTGGATGAGTACGATGACCATTATGAAGTCCGCTTCATCGATCTGCGATATCGAAATAACGGACACTACCCATTCGTCGCCCTCGTGCAGCTCGATAAAGACCTGAACATCGTCAGCTCCTACACAGGATGGGTATTCAGCGAAGAAAAACTCCGCTCAAAAGTGGACATCGACATTTTAATTGATTAAAGCAGTGAGGGACGGACCTTAAAAGGTCCGTCCCTCATCACTTTAATGTACTAAATCATCATCTTCTTTGTCGTCGATCAGGTGTTTGTATTTCGGGTTTTGTGCGGCGAATTCATGAATTTGCTCACCGTATGTATTGACCCATTGTCGAACGACTTTCTCCGTCACTGCTTTCCCTTTGTAATCGTAACCTGCTTTTGCGTATGTCGCTTCGAAATCTTCCCATACGAGTTCAATCCAGGTCCTCGCTTTTTCATACGAAAGCTTATTATTTTTTTCAATTAACAATTGTGTTAATTCGTGGAATGTAGACTCCATTTTGTCTCCTCCTTTTCCAAATATTTAGTTTGTACTTTTATGATAATGTCGAACATTTCACCCATACTAAAGGTACGTGGTTAAGCTTAGTTGTGAATCTTTGCTTCTTCACGGTATAAGTCAGTACATTTCACCTTTTAGGAGGCACATTATGCGAAATAAATCGACAGGGTTCCCCAACATGAACAACAATAAATTTGAAGGTGAACCGAGAGCAAAGGCGGAATATGCATCTAAAAGGGCTAACGGCACCATCAACACCCATCCTCAAGAACGCATGAAATCTTCTGGACAAAGAGATCACGACTCACTTTAATACAGTGAAATTTGATTAGGGGGTAGTCACGATGGGAAACATGAAAAACAACTTCTACCGAAATAAGTACAGCAGTCCATTTAACAAGGCATTCTACAATCCGAAGCATGCCCATTCTCAGGCAAATGGACAAACCACACAAACTCAAGACTTAATCATTCTGGAGAACCAGACACGTAAGCGTTCCTAGATCTTCCGAGGTCCGTCCCTCTTGACGGACCTCTTCCTTATTTCTTTTCCCCGGCCAGAAGGGAAATGGGCATGGCTTCCTCTTTACCGTCTCCGCCCAATCGGTACCCCCAGGCGAATACTCCATTCAGATAGTCCACTTTGAAATAAGTGCCGGGATCTCCTTCAATCGCATAAATCCCACCAGGCTTATAAGCATCTGGATCCATCAGATAAGCCTGCGCCATAAGGGCCTTTCGCTCCAATACGGCAAACTCATTCACAATTCCCAACTGCTCAGCCTTTCTCGCCTTCTCCTTCAACGAAGCAATCTCCTGCCTCAACTCATGCTCCGTCATCTCACTATATCTTCTCTCTTGTTCCATTCCTCATCACCTCTACTAATAGTAGTATAGAGAAAATGATACAATAAGAAAAGCGCAAGCGGCTTGGTCAGACCCGACAAGCATTTCCGAGCAAGCAGATGAGGGCGCTCTTTGCCCTCAACTGCTTGATTGGAAATGACCTCGAGGGACTAGGAGTCGGAGCTGGACAATAAGAAAAGCGGAGGGGCTTTGCCCAGAGGCGACAAGCATAAGGCAAGTCCACCGGAAAGGCGCTCTTTGCCTTTTTGGTGGGCTGGACTTATGACCTCGAGCCTCTAAGCCCCGGAGCTGGACAATAAGAAAAGCGCAAGCGGCTTGGTCAGCACCGACAAGCATAAGAAAGGATGATTAAACATGAAGACAGCCATCATCACAGGTGGAGGCTCAGGCCTCGGGAAAGAATTGGGGAAACTCCTTAGCCAGCAAGGATATCATATCTTCCTACTTGGTCGAACAGAAGACCGTCTAAAGGAAGCAGGAACAGAAATAGAAAACATAGGCGGGCAGGTATCATTTGCACCATTAGATTTACGCTCCGCTCATGACATTCACCAATTCAGCAGGAATCACCTTAATGATTATAATGTTGAATTACTCATACATAACGCAGGCGTAGGCTATTTCGGTCCTTTCGAGGAGTCAAATGACGATGAATTAATCACTATGTTTGAAACCAATGCCCTTGGACCAATCCGGTTAACGAAGGCAATGCTGCCTAAATTGGCGCAGGAAAGCACAATCATCAATATCATTTCTACAGCCGGCCTCAGAGGAAAGAAAAACGAGTCTTTATATGTAGCAAGCAAGTTCGCCCTAAGAGGATTCGGGGAAAGCCTTCAAAAGGAATATGAAGGCTCGAACCTTCGCATCGTGAATGCTTATATGGGTGGAATGGATACTCCATTTTGGGAAAACAGTGACCATATCAGTGACCCGTCAAGACTCCGCTCTCCTAAAGAAGTAGCGGAGACGATCGTAAATGAATATCAGGAAAAAGATGAAATCGTCATCGAATCAAAAAAATAAACAGCAAAGAGGTTGGGACAAAAACCTCCTCTGAAATGAAAAAGCCGGTGAAATTTTACAACAAGTAAAATTTCACCGGCTTTGATTATTTTTAAATTAAAATAAGGACCTCTTCTGATAAAATAAAGTTACCACACAAAATCTCATCGGAAAGAAGGGTCCTTATGTTCAAAGATTATACCATGAATCAGATCGTTTTGCCTTTAGATTTAGAAATGAAATTACAAGAAAACGATATTGCCATCCATGTCCATCATTTAGTTGAAAGTATCCCTCATAAAGTGTTCGAACCATTTCTTCGAAATGAAGGGTGTCCCGCCTACCATCCTCGCATGATGCTTAAGATTATCTTATGTGCGTATTCACAATCGGTCTTTTCAGGACGCAAAATTGAAGCACTTTTAAAAGATAGTATTCGTATGATGTGGCTAGCACAAGGATATGAACCAAGTTATCGAACCATTAACCGATTCCGTGTTCAACCCGAAGTGAAAGAAGTCATTCGCGAATGTTTCGTCCAATTTCGGTGCCAATTGGTGGAAGAAAAACTGATTGATCAAGAAGCGATATTTATTGATGGCACAAAGATTGAAGCGAATGCCAATAAATTCACTTTTGTATGGAAGAAATCCATTGAAAGATACCATGCAAGTTTAATTGAAAAATCAAATGAGCTATACACTGAACTTCTAAAAAGTGAAATCATACCTGAAATAGAACGGGAAACCTCTGAACAATTGTCTGTGGAAGAACTCGCTCAAATGGTTCAAAAAGTAGACGAAGTCGTAACCAAATTTGATAAACAGATTGAAGCTACCTCGGACATTCCGAGACGAAAAGCTTTAAGAGCTGAACGCAAACATCCAAAACAAGTCCGTAAAAAACTGATTGATTTTATCTCGCGCAAACAGAAATACCAACAAGACTTAGAGACCTTTGGAACACGTAATAGTTATTCTAAAACAGATACCGATGCGACGTTCATGCGAATGAAAGATGATTATATGAAGAACGGACAATTGAAAGCTGGTTATAATGTACAAATCGCCACGGAAGGTCAATACACCTTAGCCTATAGCTTGTTTTCAAACCCAACAGATACCCGAACCTTAATTCCATTTCTAGATAGAATTGAGCAAGATTATTTCGAATTGCCAAAGCAAATCGTCGCAGATGCGGGTTATGGAAGTGAACAAAATTATAACGATATCCTTTCCAATAGAAAACGAGAAGCACTTATTACGTATAACTGGTATCTAAAGGAACAAAAGAAAAAATATAAACAAAACTTATTTAACCCTGACAACTGGGAGTATGAAAAAGAAACGGATACATATATTTGCCCTAATCAAAAACGTCTTGAATTTCAGCATTATTCTACTCGCCATGACCGTACAGGCTTTGAACGGAAGTTCAAGATCTATGAGTGCGAAGACTGCTTGGGGTGCCCTTTTCGTTCATCATGTACCAAAGCAAAAGAAGGCAATAATCGAAAACTGATGGTGAATGAAAAGTGGGAGCAGCAAAAAGAATATGTAAGATCGAAGCTTTCAGAGGAGAAAACAGGAGCCATCTATCGAAAACGTAAAATCGATGTGGAGCCAGTTTTTGGATTCTTGAAGGCTAATTTGCGTTTCACTCGATTTTCCGTACGAGGAAAATCGAAGGTTGAAAATGAAATGGGAATCGCGTTAATGGCAGTGAATTTGAGAAAATTCATTGCCAACAACTAATCTTCAGATGAATTTACACGAGAAAATAAAAAAGGTGAATTTGAGCACGCTCAAATTCACCTTTTTTTCAGTTAGAAACTAGTTTTGTCCCAGCCTCTTGATTTAAGGAGCAAACGGGAAAAACATAAAGGCCACGAAAAATAATAGCATAGGGACTAAAAACAATGCGAATACGTCAATGACCACGACAAAGGCGACCCATACCCAGCGGATGCCATCCTTTCGTTTTAAAAACTGCTGAATCATCCTGATATTGACCAGGATCAAGAAGATTGCCACTCCGAGAAGAAAGAATGGCACGACCCATTTTCCCATATCCTCAGCAAATCCCTGGTTGTACCACTCCTGCCTGCCTAATGAATAGTAGTCCGTTTGCACTTTTATAATCAATTCACCGATGAGAAATAAGAGGGCAGTACCAATCACTATTCCTCCAGTGTAAAGCTTGAATTTTCTCCCTGTCCCAATGATAAGCGGCAGGGTAACAACAATAAACAGGATCGTAACTATCTCCACTGAACTCTCCCTTTCCCCATCCCTTTAGTGATGAAAAAAATCACTCTTCATTTTCTTTTAATTCTTCCAACAGCCTTTCAATGTCTTCCATTGAAAATCCTTTTCGATACAACGTTTGCTTCATTTTCTGTACATACTCATATCCATCGTATTTTGAACTGAGCTTTCTGTGAGCCTTCAGCCCCTGATGATAAACCGCATCCCATCTCTCATCATCATCCCGTTCGGATTCGACGGTTTCCCATACGATTTTCATGACTGAGCCAGGATACCCTTTCCTCATCATGTTTTGTTCAATCTTTTGCTTGGCAATCATCTTGGAATCTTTCCGATATTTATGAAGGAGCTTTTCTGTCAGGGCGACCGCTTTGTCTACCTGCTTTTCTTGTGTGAAAGCGGCGAGGGCTTCTTCAATATGGGAATCCCCTACACCCTTTCTTCTCAATTCCCCCCGGATCCAAGTCGGCCCCTTGTCACCCGTATTCATCTGGGTACCGACAAACGCGTGGGCGAATTCTAAATCATTGATGTATTTAATCTCATTTAATTTATGAATGACTTCCTGGATGACCCCTTCCTCCGGGTCCCCTTCCTCGAGGTGATCACGGATTTCCTTTTCCGTTCTCATCCGGTAGGCCAGATACTGAATGGCTTTATTAAATGCTTTTTTTACATCGTCTTCATATTGAAGCTCTGAAATCTCGAGCTCATCCACCTCCAGCCCTTTTCTGAGCTGAAACTTGGCAAGAACCGCTTCATCCACACTGAAAGAATATTTTCCATCTATAAATAAATTGTAACGCTCATCGTTCTTCACTTGCTTCGTTATTTTCGTAATCTTACCCATATTTTCCACCTCCTTTTAATCCTAACACATTCAACATATGTTTTTTATTCTGAAGATAGGTAAAATAATAAGTATAACTGGAGGGATGATGATGAAGATTGCCATAACAGGTGGAACAGGTTTTGTCGGTCAGGCTCTGACAGAGGAACTTCTCAAACACCAGCATGAAGTGATGATCCTGACCCGAAGTCCGGATAAATATGATGCTCGGCCAGGTGTGACGTATGTGAAATGGCTTTCCGATGGGGCAAGACCCGAAGAGGAGCTCGAAGGAATTCACGCCTTCATCAATCTTGCGGGAGAGTCCATCAATAGCGGAAGATGGACAGAGGAACGGAAGAAACGGATCATCAACAGCCGAATCAACTCAACCCGGGAAGTCATCAATATCATAAAAGCATTGAAAGACAAGCCTGCCTGCCTTATCAACGCAAGCGCAATCGGCTATTACCCTTCTTCCAAGACGAATACGTATACGGAAGCCTCAACCGAGACAGCTGACAATTTCCTCGGGGAAACCGTTCAAATATGGGAAAAGGAAGCAGCCAGAGCCAAACAAATAGGCATACGGGTAGCCTATACGCGATTCGGCATCATTCTCGGCAAGGAGGAAGGCGCCCTTCCACGGATTGCCCTTCCCTATAAAATGTTTGTCGGGGGCACTGTCGGTTCTGGGGAGCAGTGGATGTCATGGGTTCACATCAAGGATATCGCAAGAGCCGTGCATTTTGTAGCCGAAACAGAGGGGATTGCAGGACCTGTTAATGTCACCGCTCCTTCTCCCGTTACTATGAAAGAATTCGGAAAAACACTCGGGACGGTCCTTGGCAGGCCACACTGGATACCAGTCCCTTCCCTTGCTTTAAAAGTGGCGATGGGTGAAATGAGCGCACTCGTATTGGAAGGACAAAAAGTCTTACCGGCTGTCCTCTCAGAACACGGTTTTCAATTTCAATATCCGGATTTGAAAAGTGCCCTCATTGATATTTATCAGTAAGTCACAGGTATGTCCCTTCCTTTTCACGGCAAAAATAGAAATAATCTTGAAAAGAAGGGATGTACATAGAAATGGATAATAAGAAAAAGAAAGACAAAAACAAGTCGGTTCTATCAAGTGCTCAGGAAGTCACGTACTCAAGGGAGTTCAAAGCAGCAGATCGTGCAGGCGGTTTCAGTTCCAAAGCCCACAGGTAGACAATTATTACCTAACTAAAAGCCCTTACTTTGAAGAAAGATAAAGGTACAGGTCCCACAGGATCCTGTACCTTTATTTTTTAACCAAAAGGGGATGTTGATATTGGGAAGATCACGCGGCCATAGCAAAAGAGGAAATAAAAACAGCCTGCCACAAACACCCGCTCAGCTCAAATCTGATGGTGTTGACGAAGAGTTCTCACGAGAACTTGCCGATCAGGCAGATATGGAAGCACAAGCCCGTGCGAACGCTGCAAACCAGCGTGCACGGGTGAAGAAAAACCAATAGTGAATCCCGTTCGTTAAAAAGCCGGGTTTGAGGAATTCAGCTTTAAAGAGCCCCACGCTGTGACAGCATGGGGCTCTTCATATCCAAAACGTTCACACCACAATCGGCTTCTTGTGCTTTTTGTCATGTTGAGTGATCATCTGTTTGAAGTAGGGAATCATCCAATGGTCGGCTCCCCAGTAGTAGGCGCCTCTACCTGTGAAAAGAAGAATGATGGCCGCTGTGTAAAGGATGGGGTTCGTGCTGACAGTCCCTGCCAGTAAGAAATTCAGGTTCATAAATGCACCTGCGAGAAGGGCCGGCAGAGTCATGAAGCCGACAATCAGCCCTACCCCTACCAACATTTCTCCCCAAGGAATCAAGACATTGAACAGTTCTACGTTCGGCAAAGCGAATCCTTTCAAGAATTCTGCATACCATCCTTGTACGGCTGGATGGTCACCTGTAGCATTAGCCAAAGCCCCCTGCAAAAAGCCGCTTGCATCAAAACCGTCATTCACCTTATGCCACCCAGCTTCAAGCCACTGAACTCCCAACCAAATTCTCAACACTGTCCAAACCGCGCTCACTTTTTGATTTTCCCACCATCTCATGATGGATCATCTCCTTTTGGATGTATAGTTTGTGAAAATATTCACAAATATAATTGCATTAAGATGACCTGTTGTGATTTATATCGTGTTATTGTGAAATGTTTCACATGTTCTTTACACTCTTAATATACCTCTTCTCCCCCCTTAATACAATAGGCTTTCGTGTCGTTCACAAAGGTGTCAAAATCCTGGAATTTAGGAAGAGTTCAGCTGCTGAAATAGAAGCAAAAATCAGCAGCTGAATTACCTTTCTTATTTGACTGTTAAAGTTCAGCCAATCTTCACCTGTCAAAAATCAACGGAATTTTAACAGGTGAACAAGCGGGCCGCTGTAGTTAACGCTCTCTACTCAAATCAATGATCCGGATTAAATTTTCACTATCATCTTGATAGATGGCATATCTTCCTGGGGGAATATCACATGGAGTTTTAATGAAATGGAGCTTTTCCTGATGATGTTCATAATATTCATCTACGCTGTCTACGATAAAAATTCCGCCTGGTCCTAATTCAGGCTCATCATTTTCAATCATTAGTTGAACATCCGTTCCCGGCAGCCTAAGGGCAATGGTATGATCTCCTTCTCTCCAAGCCTCTTCAAACCCTAATGTGTCTCGATAATAAATAAGGGATTTCTTTAAATCTGTTACAGGATGACATAGAAAAGCCAGTTTCATATACTCCACCTCAATTGATATTTTTACCAAAACCTAACTTGGTTTGTATAACGTAACATAGTTATACATCGCTTATGTTGCAATAAATCCCGTACGCATTAACTTTACCATAAAAACCCAAATACAACCCGCTATTTTTTGATAATACAAAAACCGAAACTTTCTAATTTCCCACACGTATTACATAATAGAGACAGATATCCGTTTACGGGGGATGAAATGATGAAGTCAGAGAACAAGCTTTGGAGAATGTGGAAGGTATTATCACTTGCCTTATCCATCGTGGTCAGGGTCTACTGGTACCGGCTGCGGGGTAAGTCCCAATGGGAAAAAGAAAAGCTTTGGGAACAAATCGGGAAAGAGTTCAAGGAAACCCTTTTTGAACTGAATGGCGTGTTGATCAAAGTTGGACAACTGTTAAGTATACGGGAGGATCTGCTTCCGAAAGGGTTCATCAATCAAATTCAGGACTTGGTTGACCATGTACCTCCTTCCCCTTGGGAAAAGATTGAATCGGTTCTTGAAGGGGAATGGGGCGGCCCCGTTTCTTCTAAGGTACTGAACATTGATCAAGAAGCCATCGCCTCGGCTTCCATCGGGGAAGTGTACAAAGCGACATTGCTTGATGGCACGCAAGCGGCCATCAAGGTGCAGCGACCGGAGATCCCCTCACTTGTGAAGACCGATTTTCGGACATTGTCCATCATCATCTGGTTTGCCAGGCATTTTGCTCCCATGCCGAAGGGGTTCATTAATTTTAAAATGCTATATAAAGAATTGAAGCAGGTCATCGAGCAGGAGCTCGACTTTTCCAAAGAAATGAGTACCGGCATTTCTTTTAAACAGAGGTTTAAAGATCATGCCAATGTGAAGATCCCGACTATGTATCCTGAACTCTGTACAGATAAAGTATTGGTGATGGAATGGGTCGATGGGGTTCGATTGAATGATAGAGAAGCGATTGATTTGTATGGACTGAATGGCCAGAAGCTTGCACAGGAGCTATTCCGTCTCTTCCTCCCTCAGTGGCTCGAGCCCGGAATCTTCCATGCCGATCCCCATGCCGGGAACATTCTGCTTCAGCCTGATGGTACTTTCGTTTTAT
The DNA window shown above is from Rossellomorea vietnamensis and carries:
- a CDS encoding ABC1 kinase family protein; the encoded protein is MKSENKLWRMWKVLSLALSIVVRVYWYRLRGKSQWEKEKLWEQIGKEFKETLFELNGVLIKVGQLLSIREDLLPKGFINQIQDLVDHVPPSPWEKIESVLEGEWGGPVSSKVLNIDQEAIASASIGEVYKATLLDGTQAAIKVQRPEIPSLVKTDFRTLSIIIWFARHFAPMPKGFINFKMLYKELKQVIEQELDFSKEMSTGISFKQRFKDHANVKIPTMYPELCTDKVLVMEWVDGVRLNDREAIDLYGLNGQKLAQELFRLFLPQWLEPGIFHADPHAGNILLQPDGTFVLLDYGMIGEISKRDSAHFQNLLEGVLLKNFRKASEALAELGFLLPDASPKTIEPVLKEFVTLDMEQFKQMDLISVKKEINEMVKSLPVQVPTRFIFLGRSFATIEGLVHTLSPDEETLDVVKPAFMDWVKDGNTNKWELLMKWVSAQPLFQTVQKVRQLLDLPEKALEQKDHHQLNGFQFKLFEGQKKQAFVLLLAGCIGGFTGLALGMEVIWQGSFGLAAFGVAGYWIIARRQRNWLKKLKNGQL